atcattttaaattcgtttcttgaacatgacaatgagttcactgtactaaaatgccccccacagacaccagatctcaacccaatagagcgtctttgggatgtggtggaacgggagctttgtgccctggatgtgcatcccacaaatctccatcaactgcaagatgctatcctattaatgtgggccaacatttctaaagaatgctttcagcaccttgttgaatcaatgccacgaattaaggcagttcttaaggcgaaagggggttaaacaccgtattagtatggtgttcctaataatcctttaggtatatatatatatatatatatatatatatatatatatatatatatatacacacacacactgtatttgaTCACAccgtgattttgcaagttctcttacttttCTTCTcttacaattttcagcataggtgcatttccactgtgagagacagaatctaaaaagaaaaatctggaaatcacattgtaggatttttttaaacaatttatttctgAATTACTGTGCCAACAGtacatgcttcactgtaggtatggctttattgggatgatactcatcattcttcttcctccaaacatggcgaatggagttaagacaaaaaagttctactttgggctcatctgaccacaggactttctacCATGACATCCAAATGGTccctggactatttaaaagcaaaataaatggtctttgagggtcagaaatctggctgataagcaaatgATTAAATACTAagttgacacagtaattcacaaataaattgtaaaaaaaatcatacaatgtgatttccggatttttcttctTAGATTCTGTCTTTCACAGTGGAAAAGCACCTATGCTAAAAAATTGTatacccctccatgatttctaagtaagagaacttgcaaaatcacagggtaattaaatacttattgacctcactgtatatatatatatatatatatatatatatacacacacacacattgaggtcaatatatatataatttgtgtctgtgtatgctacttgtttgttttgcttcctCTTTCCTGCCTAAAAGAAAGTGTACATTCCTCTTTGTGacttttatttacaaacaaaaagTGAGATTATCTCTCACTCAATCTATCTCTCTCATAAATTATGCTTcttaataaaatagatttttttagaaaaaggtTGAGATAAATAAGagacatattttatgtttaaatgtttattttttaataagaaaaagatGTACTAATAAAAATAGCCCTTATATATAACAAAGGCACTTTAAAtgtttcacatttatttacacattttttttatttttattattatttaaaccatTTGTTTTCCAAACGTGTTTTCCTGTTAACAATTTAGGCTTATACAGGTTTGTAAAATCAGAGAAATGATTATGTGGTTAGGAGTAGACTAGATTGAGGTTTCATATCCGGCCATGAAGCATTTTAGAATAGCCTGAAGGATCAGGTTATGTACAGCACTTCACAGTGCCTAAGCAGCTGAGTGATTTAATATGCTCTCCTGTAGACAAGTCTCTAATTGAGGTTTGTTGAGTAGGAGAGAGTCTTATTACCTGTGCTGGGtgactcttttctttttttttccatttataatCACTTGGTCATGCCCTACTGCTGTTGAAAACTCCTGAAACAGAGACTCTGATCTGTTGTGGATTATTAATGAATTTGGTCAGTGAGGGAGCTTTACTACCCCAATATTACGTCACCATGCTCACATCCATTTTTTACAACACACCACTCAGCTCACTCCTAGCAGCTTTGGACACCATCGAAGGCTTGTTCCTCAAACTGGAAGTCTATGCTTAATTATTCCAGCCTCCCCAGTcataatattcctttttttatttcctgtgttTGGATAGTACTTTAAGTCTGCTTTGTGGTGAAGGTCAGATTCGTCAACTCTTTGTGGTGAAAGATGCATTACTCGGAAAGCTGTTGAAGAGTGAGTGCATTCTGCTTCAGAACTTTTTCGACTGTTGTCTGAAACAAATGAAATATGTGAATGGCTTATCCATTATCATAGAATGTGATTGTAAATCAGCTGGGATGCTTATCAGTCATTTGCAGTCAATCCCATGTGCTAATCTTTCTTCTTAAGCTTGGGCCTGAAGCGCAGGGTCTGCAAGGCACTTTCTACCACTTTGGGTAGATGAATGGGGTTTCTCTGCAGCCGTCTCATACTGCTTGTGGTCCCAGCTGCTGCCTTCCTCCAAGCACCTTCATCTAAGCATATCTCTTCCCGCTTCAGCCGAGACACATCTGTGGATATCCGCCGAGGGTCTCGCAACATCCAGTTAGAATGGAGGTCATGCTGACTTGTACTGGTTGCCACTGTGGAAAGGCAAAATGAAGACAAGATAAAGAATAATGACttgacagaacaaaaaaaatgtgcatagaAATTGGTCACGTTAAATATGTTCGCAATAAAAACAACTGGTCAGTGGTTCAGCAAAGATTTCTCAACATACCAATAAAGTCTACATCTGCATGGCCATCATCCACATGTGGTTTTCTTGTGCGCTCTGAGTCACAACTGGCAATAATGGCATCAAAGAACTGTAGCGTGTCCTCTTCGCTGGGAATTGGTGGGGCAGATGGTTGTGCACTTAcatgctttaaaatatttggaaaaaaaaacaatgcatggGTATGTTGTGTGGAAAAGATTATGTGCTCACAGGCTTAATTGAGATCAACTCAATTAtcaaaaagttatttataaaaaaaaaaaaatttttatgcaAGCTCAGCTATGCTAAGAGAAAAGCACTAAAGTAGGTAAATATTGCCACGAAGTAACTAatgaagaaaaacagaacagaactaAATAcattgtaaatgtgtaaatgtttgtatatgcataatttataaatactcattgtttaaatgtataaataacagGTTGAGAaccctgatttaaaaaatttgcttgGCATGGGGAAAATGTATACAGTCCGGCCAAAAAGAGTCACACACATCACTAATAGTTAATTGGACGgccttttgctttaattatggCATTGGCATTGATTTGATAAGCATATTCAaggtcacaacatttatttccatcccatttctctccaagatcttgtattgggAGAATTGGGCCACTGTGTAGAGCCTTctccaaaacattaaaaagattCTCAATTAGGTTCAGGTCTGGACTTTGGGCTGGCCAATCCATGCAGTTGTGATACATGCAGATTAaaagttcccaaattgcctgtagtgtgtgaatgagtgtgtgtgtgtgtgctctgcaatggattggcaccctgtccaggcttAGGCATGCCAAGTGTTCTTGGATAGGCTCCACGCCCCCAGTAGCAGTATAGACTATGATTGAGTGGATCCTGGCTTTGTTATCTTGGAGTATGCCCGTGCCACAAATTGATGAGGAAAAACCTGGTCGTTCAGTATACtaaagggttaaataactttttgCCAGCTAAACGATATCAATCACTGCAGTGATTATTCAAAGGCAGATTCTTACCTAACgctggtgactttttttttggccggGTAGTGTATCATGGTTTAACCCTAATCAACACAAGCTTGCCTGTTTTTGAGCCAGGCAAGCTTGCATTAAACGACATTGATAACTAATTATCTATCTTGATTGTCTTTATTGcagctaataaaaaaatactacaaCACATTTTACTATAAAAGACTTATTCACCTGTGGTGGCTGGGGTGCAGGCTTCTTCTTGCTGGAGGTTTGCTCTCGCCGTGCGCTTTCCTGCTTCAGGTCGCTGACGCTCTTGGTGTAGCGGCGCCTGAGCGCGACCAGCTGCTGCAGGTACTCCAGACACTCGTGGTTCTGAGTGTACAGCCACACGCGCTCCTCTCGGCTGTGGTAGTAGTACAGCGTGCTGCTGCTGGACTGCACACTCAGCGCGCTCGCGCTTCGCTTCAGCGTCGAGTCGCTCTGCGCGCGACACCGCTCTCCCACCGCGAGCATGGAGGCGCTGCGCACGAGCTTCACCGTGCATGCGCTGTGGTAATCTTCCCGCGCGCCGGGGCCGCGATTCGGCCGAAAAGCCGCGTTAATTTTCTTGAAcatcacagcgcacacactgacCACACTGTCACCAGGTTATAAGAATTCAAATGGAAGCTGGCGATCTGCGTCCATCCCCGATCTGAATTAACTTCATAAAACCTACATGGGAGAACGACTTACAACCGCGtacattgaataaaaaaaaagaaactgagaTACAACTAgagttaaaaatgaaatataacctAATTGAAAtaactatttttaataatagtagGCCTGCATGCAAACGCTAATCTCATTTTGCCTCGCGGTGTTTGCTGTCTAACGTAACCAGGGCAACCAACTCCGTAACTCAAAACCAAACTTTAATAATGAATCAGCGACACGAGTAGTAGGATACACTTTGATAATCAGGTGCTTTCTATGTCAACAGACGTTCATTACCTCAGTAGTGAAATGAAACTAAGACTGTCCATCTGGTCCCTGATTGACTAGATCTGGAAAAATAATgtgatcactcactcatcgtctatatggCTTTATCCCGTGTGCATGGTCACAAAGTGAAATATACCACATTAGGAcagccaattagactaatctgcatatctttgggctatgggaggaaaccagagtacccagaggaaacccaccaagcccagGGATTGGACATAATTGGACAATTAGTTAACTGCAATAACtataggtgttcctaataattttttttactttctttggtTTAAGATAGGTTTCCTAAACTGTTGCCTCAAATTTGAAAGCAGATAATTATCTAATGCTGTAACATTACAATTTCTACTAAAAAGCACTGagaggcccaaacctgttccagcatgataaTACCTTTACGCATAAAAATATGGTCCATAAAGTGAGCTCTATAAAAACATGGTCTGCTTAATGAAGTGGTAGAACTCAAGTGAGCTGCGCAGAGCCATATCCTTACCCTCAATGTATGACCTGTAATGCAGACTTTCTCATTTGTTGTCAGTGTCAGATATTACTAATGCATTTGTAGCTGAATGAGCAAAATCCCCATAGCTACACTGTtcaatctagtggaaagccttccccgAAGGGTAAAGGTTATTATAACATCAAAAGCAGGTTGGATTTGGAATGAGATGTTAAACAAGCACATGTGAGGGTGATGATAATGTGTCCACAAACTTGTGATTATGCCATATCATGAACGCAAACACAATAGTCATATTTATAGAAACTATCTATAATCATGCTAACCAAGGGACACATTTGACCTTAGGGCTGGGAATCCCCAGGGGCCAGCCGATACAATATTTTCACGTTACCTTTTTCTCAATTTCATGAATAATCAgttactatattattattattattattatttaaggatTGTAGAGTAATAGCAACATTTAACACCTCAAATCAAACACacgtaaatacaaaaataattaaaaaataaaaaatcagtatGGACCTACATGGATTgctacacaaaagaatcacaatatGTAACTGAATCAATTTTTTCCCCATCTACTTGACATACTGTTTAGGATTGCAGAAAACCAAAGTAACCATTTAAAATCTCTCAGTCTCTGCACAACATGCAGATATGGACCTAAGTATTATTACTAACACTAGAGACATTTGTACTAATTAAATAAGACTTTATAATCCACATTTCCCATGGTGTAATGCTTAATAGTATGATAGGGTCTCAGTTCAAGTTTCACAATGGTTTAGTCTTTGGGACTTTACACaattataaaatgaaataagtgGTATAGTTTTAGATATAGGTATAAATATAGTCCTAATGTAGAAAACTGGTACTTAAATATTAGGCAAGGTGACTTCTAATTgggttaagttttttttaaatatttttataaggaGCTTGGCTGGTTAGCTTTTTCTAAACGTGCCACAGtctttcaaactttttttctaacttgttttctttttcttatattttaagtTGCTCATTGGCCATTATTAATGTTAGAACTAAACTTACATGCACATACTTGTTATAAAGGAAAAACTAACCACATGTAATGATATATCTTCAGGTGCAAGTCTGGGAATTATTTTCTGGTTGAAATTCTGAGTACTTTTTATTCCTAAGAAACTGAAATTAATCTCTTCCTCTTCTCATATAACAGCTGTGCTAAGACCACGAAAGGTACAATTCATCTAAATTATTAGTGTCCTTATAAGAATGTCTTGATCCAAATGAACTTATTTCTGACCATATGTCTGTAATAAACCTAAAAGTCTTGCTGATTCCTTTGAAGTACGATCACTGCAGTTCATCTCCAAGGATTCactgtgttaaatttttttggaaTGGCTGGACCTTAGTACATTTCCAACTTACATATCaagattttaaacataaaacgtAATATTAAGATCAATATTAATATACTATACTAATATGCTATGTAGTATCACATAATAATTGTAATACAGTTTGATTGCGTGATACACAACTTTAGGAATCACAGATGATTCTTTCACTTCCTCATGTAGCACTGTTTATAACCGGCGGAGATGGGCAAAAGTTTCACTTCAACTCTTACATGCTCGCTGAACCAAAGTAGACGCGCTTCAGTTACAGGCAGCCGTAGACACGTTTTATCACCACAATAGGTGAGCTATAagctttaattgtgtttaattgTGTTACATGTTACTTGTGTTAAATGTTAGTTAATAATTTCTAATATTCTTTGtaatatgtgtatgcatgtgtgtacctTTTGAGTAGGGATGCTTTGTGAAAGCAGGTTGTGGCATATGACTTTTTGCTCTGACTCTGAGTGTGTGGATCCTCCCACTTGCCACTCAGTCACTGCTGCTAGAACTCCTTCACTGACCACCAATCTATCAACAAAAATTCAAGTTCCTGTCCAAGGAAACACTTTTCAAGAGCTACATATCCAACATGGTGACTCTCAACCCTTTTTGGTAGCACCCCCAGATTGCCGACAACTGTCACCTGGTGTGGGCATCCCTGGCCGGGCACCTTCTCCAGGAACAGAGGCTTTCCTTGTGCCCTCAAGTTGTCAAAGCATCTGCCAACACTACAATGATCTGTACATTGCTGGAGGCCAGGTGCTGCCTCTTAGTCCTGGTGCAGGTAATCCAGAAGGCAGTTCCACTCAGGACCAACATCCTGGGCCCTTCCTGCTTTCCAGAGATGTTCCTCCCCCCTCCCTTCTTCCTCCCCTGCTTCCTGAATTCAGCAGTTCCAGACGCTGGAGAGAGGGCAGTTCGCGTGAACGTCTCTCTCTGTTGCAGGATGGTCGTCCCCTTTCTAACGCAGAGCTTAATGGTTACCTGGAACAGAAGTTGCTGGAGCTGTACACAGAGTACCTGACTGAGAGCCCTATCATAGCGTCTGAGCTGGAGCAGATCACGATACAGCTGAGTCGAGAACACAAGCTAGAGACGGGGCAGGTTAAAGACATGCTTCTCAGCTGCCTGCTGAAAGCCACCAGCACCCAGCAGTCCAGTCAATTCAGTACACCACTGCTGCAGATCTCCACCCAGACAAAGTGAAAATAACGAAGAGAAGAAaagcaggagagaaagagagggtgCAAGGCAGTGATGGAAAGTTATAaagctggaagaaaaaaaagtatgtgtcAATTCTAGTTGTCcatttataatgtatattatagaaaaacagaaagtgtgGGATTTAGTATATTTTAGTGGCAgctgttgtgtttatttgtgattttaagaacaaaaaaagtaaaggaaatgaaaaaaaaatcctcaaaacATCAATTGTACACTTTGTGTGATAGATGAACATATTTACGTTTTGAGACAGAAAGGAAATGTAAGAATACACATCAGAAATGTCAATCATATATGTATATGAAGGAAGGGATCCCTCACATCTCTGACAAGCATAAACTGTTTACTAAAGAAGGATGAATAAACTTTGCTGACAatttcatgcatttttaaaaatgctatatGCCACCTCTATCTTTTTTCACTTCACTTATTACTCTGTGTATTAAAATGCTATTTACATCCACCTAGTTTGTCTCTAATCATTTTGCACAATGCATTACTTGTTTAAAACTAAAACCCAACACAGATTTCATCTACTCTCCTCGGTTGATGTAGAGGAAAATCAGACCCATCACTCTCTCCACCAGCTAATTCCCCCTTAGTGGAAagctagagagaaagagagagagaaagaaaaagtaagagtgagagagagctcTGTGACCTATAGAGCTTCTGTCACTCATTAATTATCATAAATGAGACTCCATCCCACATACTCCCCGGAGATGTTCCACACTATATTAgagtataaaagtataaaagtataaaacaaaaatactctTTCATAGTAGTGGTTAAtccaggattttttattttttattattttccagtAACAGCCCTAAAAGACTTTTATTAGTCTttatccccccaaaaaaagtgattatttaAAGGGATcatagggtcctaatgaaaagtttataatatatttaattaaaaattctcaatggttgtgtaaaaaaaaacactacttttaactggtaaaaactagctctgttctcagcaacctatttcagtgcatgttcctttaaatgcttatgatctctgctgagcccgccccccccagttctgtggggcgtgtcttcacaacacacatggggtatagccacgggagtggaatccagtgcgggcaatgctttggacttcattacccacaaagcattgcccacaacgcagtgctttgtgggtaatgcagtccaaactggaaaacgctggaatatagaacCTGAGcccttaaatcaaaccaaaaaagtagtttttggtttgatttaagtacggaacctacgcggaagtttgtaatatcgcctgacaatgcagaaatttaaagaatggacatgcatcgactcgatttgtctttctcatcactgcatgggcataaTTTAACGggtgtacatagagaagactaCATAACCATgttgttctatgagagtataagttaatttacactccgcattcatcgtgattattagaaaagacgatttgcaaagattcatagaaaaagaaattactcactgagcctggtgaagatgaagcagcaacacgaagcgttagtacagatccattttttaggagcagcttcctagtaaaacctgctttatattgacctgcgtttataaagcagtctggtgaaaaatgattagtgcaaacatgaacgcatttaggtaaatcggcggggacgttagctttaaaaacaaaattcagccactgcgtcctcagcggctcagatgtcggtagtgaatgacgactgctgtgttcgctattacacccaacaactgtacaccacactcgcttaggcggcattttgctccagcagcgaaaaaacaatggccgacagcttcttctcactcggggcgagtctttgctaaaacaccagtgtcaatcaactagtgtaggagcggcctcttgtggtgtggcgtcacagtgacaggcatttgcgattgtcCTGATtttagaaggggcatgttattgtaataaatgaaaagaaaaccactgggcggctctttatcatcgtaaagtggttgtgtacgcactctcctaacacacagttcagtccaaacagcctaaaaaagtgcatgtaggcctgtatgacccgtTTAAGAAATGCtgcttaaaggtcctacacatcccatttttcattaaatgttaatatgatctttagggtcctaatgaaaagtttgtattatacgttaattaaaaattcaaaggaattgtgtaaaaaaaacactacttttacctggtaaaaactagctctgtttttagcaacctgtttcagtacatgctaatttaaatgctcatgacctctgctgagtttacatgacttcttaatcttcgacagacatcgttataaaccatctaacgtaacaaaggtaagcataatatagttttccgactacgaacacagtttgcaacttgacaatcaccttaatgcattgtttattataaacgggcgattagggattatatagagacgaatgtacacagagaaaaagccataaccatgttctatgagagtataagttaatttacactccgcattcatcatGATTATTAGAAAGGGCGatttgcaaagagtcatagtaaaaggaattacactcaccgagcctggtgaagatgaagcaggaaaacAAAGcattagtacagatccatttttaggagctgcttcctagtaaaacctgctttatattgacccgcgtttataaagcagtctggtgaaaaatgattatcgcaaacatgaacgcatttaggtaaatcggcggggacgttagctttaaaaactaaattcagccactgcgtcctcagtggctcatatacctaaccctaggtaggttccctaggtcactaaccctaggtagtgaatgatgactgctgtgttcgctattacacccaacaactgtacacaacactcgcttaggcgccattttgctccagcggcgaaaaacaatggccgacagcttcttctcactcggggcgggtctttgctaaaacaccagtgtcaatcaactagtgtaggagcggaaTCTTGTgatgtggcgtcacatcgacaggcatttgcgattggcctgatttcagaaggggcatgttattgtaataaatgaaaagaaaaccactgggcggctttttatcatcgtagagtggttgtgtacgcactctcctaatacacagtttagtccaaacggcttaaaaaagtgcatgtaggcctgtatgacccctttaaaaggGTCTGCTCTGAATTCAGTGGGCTGCAGCCTGACCCCAAGCATTGTAAGGCAAAAGAATTGCTGATTTGCATTGTGGGAAAGGTGATTCTCATGGGGAAAATAGGCATTGTTTTAATTACAGATCTAATGTAATCGCACTATTTGATCACCAGAGGCACTAATCTGCTTACGATACTGTATACAATACACATAGGAGCACACTATTGGGCCCAATAGCTGTGGATTACAACAATCAACACACATTATAGGTCATACAGTTATACAGTCATATTATACTGGGTAAAAAAAGAGCCTTTCCCTAGCTTTCAGGGGGCGGGCATTTTTAGCTGATTGTTGAGTCCTCCTTTTTAAAATGACTCTATAGGTCCTGCTGTGGACATTTATGAAGACATTCATTTAATCAAAATTtgttaaatctatttttttttaatatggtgAACcggtgtttctttttttaatacaaatttttaaaGCCAGTAtctaaaatcaaatcaaatcatgaCTTGACTAAATCATTATACCCATCgggcttataaaaaaaaatctttttttttttttttacttgtcacTGTTTCTTTAACATGACTATAAGTAGTTTCAATGATTGTAGCTCAGTCCATTTAGGCTGTGCAGTTTGTGATTCTAACTAGTTAATTATAATGTGCTTTTTTGCTGGACTAACATAAAATTTGGAGCTACTTGGGTGTAACTCATCAAATTCTATCAACCCAAAGTTTTATATAAGTTATGCATAAGAACTTTAAGTGGCTATAATTATGCCTATATGGTTGGTCAGTTTAAGTCCTGTAAAACAAAGCAATTGCAGCAAAATTGGCTATAAAGTCATGGTAATTTAAAAATCCAATAACACTGTTACATAATCAATTTAAGTTTGAGACACAATTTCTTTTGTGTGTATAATGCCGTACTGAACCATGCTTTTCATACTGCAGTCTAGAGTGAAAAGCTAAAAGTCATGAAACTGAATGCTATTGTACTCTGATTATAGAACATCAATacagtaattaaatttttttgcaatgtacagtatgtatgtaagAAAACTAGACATGAAATAGAATGGTCTAAGTTGTTGTAGAAAAATTTAAGGTGTATTCATTAACTCCCAAAAGCAACATTtgcattaaataataatcaataatttaatttaattcaataaaattttatttgtatatcacttttaacaatggacattgttaaagctttacagaaataaaagtttaggatataaataaaattagtttatatatatatatatatatatatatatatatatatatatatatatatatatataatttttaacccTTGTAAGCAAGCCAGAGGTGACtatggcaaggaaaaacactTTGATTTGGCATCAGGAAAAAACCTTAAAAGAAAACAGTCTCAgaagagaacccatcctcaattGGGTGACACCGGATATCACAACTAGACATCCCTTCTATAACTGTGTGCTCTGAGGTCAAACGTATAATAATTTAGATTAATTTGGCAAGAGCAAAATATAACTGTTGATACAACAGAATAAACtaagatgtaaaaataaaaaacctgtaATTAAAGACATTCATGAGTAACAGATTAttaaaactgaatattttatttctgaaccAGCTCTAACCAATTCACTCTGACAGAGCACTGACGTGGGAGGATCTTTAGAGAAGTCGATTTATAAGTGTCCGTTAAAAATGGCAGTAATTTctcagtaaatgtgtgtgtgaaagtgtgtaagTTTGTGTTAGTAAGAGGGTTGGAGAATGACAGCTTTCCGCTGTCCCAGTCTAGCTGCACTCTGATCCGCTGGAGTTCATACACTGTTAGGATCCGAGTGACTGAATCTGGTGTAGAACACACTGCATGTTTACCGTTCCTATACCACATATACCAGATTCCACTTCTGATGAATATATCTCCTTTCCTCTGAGCAGACTCTGTCATTACACCCAGTGCCCACTGTGCAGAGTCTCCAACTTCAACATCCCAAAAATGTGTCCCTGAGTTAAAGCCCTCAGAGCCCAGGATAGATCCA
The DNA window shown above is from Clarias gariepinus isolate MV-2021 ecotype Netherlands chromosome 5, CGAR_prim_01v2, whole genome shotgun sequence and carries:
- the LOC128524582 gene encoding uncharacterized protein C13orf42; protein product: MFKKINAAFRPNRGPGAREDYHSACTVKLVRSASMLAVGERCRAQSDSTLKRSASALSVQSSSSTLYYYHSREERVWLYTQNHECLEYLQQLVALRRRYTKSVSDLKQESARREQTSSKKKPAPQPPQHVSAQPSAPPIPSEEDTLQFFDAIIASCDSERTRKPHVDDGHADVDFIVATSTSQHDLHSNWMLRDPRRISTDVSRLKREEICLDEGAWRKAAAGTTSSMRRLQRNPIHLPKVVESALQTLRFRPKLKKKD
- the LOC128524485 gene encoding TLR adapter interacting with SLC15A4 on the lysosome, with product MLCESRLWHMTFCSDSECVDPPTCHSVTAARTPSLTTNLSTKIQVPVQGNTFQELHIQHGDSQPFLVAPPDCRQLSPGVGIPGRAPSPGTEAFLVPSSCQSICQHYNDLYIAGGQVLPLSPGAGNPEGSSTQDQHPGPFLLSRDVPPPSLLPPLLPEFSSSRRWREGSSRERLSLLQDGRPLSNAELNGYLEQKLLELYTEYLTESPIIASELEQITIQLSREHKLETGQVKDMLLSCLLKATSTQQSSQFSTPLLQISTQTK